From the Buteo buteo chromosome 1, bButBut1.hap1.1, whole genome shotgun sequence genome, one window contains:
- the LOC142029556 gene encoding toll-like receptor 1: MRPLTNIYVFACVFIFMLWNNIQPTVENEFIANYSSSLLTNVPKNIPVHTHVLDLSHNRISGLSISEFIYLSDLQVLNLSHNLITELDFSVFIFNEDLEYLDLSHNNILKVYCQNLAYLRHLDLSFNKFTALPICKEFGNMFHLEYLGLSATMVRRSDFRSIIHLQLCTVFLTLEDFSLYEPQSLTALNTRSLHIVFAANQNFSFSLLYDGMSTSENLRIVNLRYTLSYKDFPSPSLTLLKKIKTTALSLDTVDLQWTIILEIFLLIWYSPVEHLTVRNLTFRGPLGELTEYEFLPLLSSLEQLISLGGSMKVLTLEHVRNKVYYFNQEILYRQFSEMNIASLTIYDAYMPHMLCPNRTSSFQYLNFSHNALTDELFQNCGTLTDLKLLILQRNKFESLSKVSFMTSRMKSLKYLDISSNLLSHDGADVQCQWAESLTELDLSSNQLMDAVFGCLPVNIKKLSLQNNHITSVPKGMAELKSLKELNLASNRLADLPGCSGFTSLEFLNVEMNSILTPSADFFQSCPQVRELQAGRNPFKCSCELQDFIRLERQSGGKLFGWPAAYVCEYPEDLQGTQLKDFHLTELACNTVLLLVTALLLTLVLVAVVAFLCIYLDVPWYVRMTWQWTQTKRRAWHSHPKERETVLQFHAFISYSERDSLWVKNELIPNLEKGEGCVQLCQHERNFIPGKSIVENIINCIEKSYKLIFVLSPNFVQSEWCHYELYFAHHKLFSENSNSLILILLEPIPPYIIPARYHKLKALMAKRTYMEWPKERSKHPLFWANLRAAISINLPISFEANEEQSDVTSPSSVSQYVNN, translated from the coding sequence ATGAGACCCCTTACAAATATCTATGTCTTTGCTTGTGTCTTTATATTCATGCTATGGAATAATATCCAGCCAACTgtggaaaatgaatttattgcAAATTATTCAAGCAGTTTGCTAACTAATGTTCCAAAAAACATTCCAGTCCATACTCATGTATTAGATTTATCACATAATAGGATCTCTGGACTTAGTATCTCAgaatttatttatctttctgaCCTTCAAGTATTAAATCTTTCTCATAATCTAATTACAGAGCTTGACTTTAgtgtcttcatttttaatgaagatttgGAATACTTAGATTTATCTcataataatattttgaaagtttaCTGTCAAAATCTTGCATATCTTAGACATTTAGATCTTTCTTTCAATAAGTTTACTGCCCTGCCCATCTGTAAGGAATTTGGGAACATGTTTCATTTGGAGTACCTAGGATTAAGTGCCACAATGGTACGAAGGTCAGACTTCAGGTCTATCATACATTTGCAGCTGTGCACTGTCTTCCTGACCTTAGAAGACTTTTCTCTGTATGAGCCTCAGAGTCTGACAGCCTTGAATACAAGGAGCCTCCACATTGTTTTTGCAGCAAACcaaaacttcagtttttccCTCCTGTATGATGGAATGAGCACTTCAGAAAACTTAAGAATCGTTAACTTAAGATACACTTTGAGCTACAAAgatttcccctccccttctttaACACTTCTGAAGAAAATCAAGACAACAGCTCTCAGCCTTGACACTGTGGACTTACAATGGACTATCATTTTGGAAATTTTCCTGCTTATTTGGTACTCACCCGTGGAGCATTTGACTGTGAGAAATTTGACTTTTCGGGGACCACTGGGGGAGCTGACTGAATATGAATTTCTACCCTTATTAAGCTCTCTGGAACAATTAATCTCTTTGGGTGGCTCCATGAAGGTGCTAACTTTGGAGCATGTCCGTAATAAGGTTTATTATTTCAACCAGGAGATTCTATACAGACAGTTTTCAGAGATGAATATTGCCAGCTTGACAATATATGATGCATATATGCCACACATGCTTTGCCCCAATAGAACGAGctcatttcagtatttaaatttttctcaCAATGCCCTGACAGATGAATTGTTCCAGAATTGTGGCACTCTGACAGATCTGAAATTACTTATTTTGCAGAGGAATAAATTTGAGAGCCTTTCCAAGGTAAGCTTCATGACTAGCCGTATGAAATCACTGAAATACCTGGACATCAGCAGCAACTTGCTGAGTCACGATGGAGCTGATGTGCAATGCCAATGGGCTGAGTCTCTGACAGAGTTGGACCTGTCCTCAAATCAGTTGATGGATGCCGTGTTTGGGTGCTTGCCAGTCAACATCAAAAAACTCAGCCTCCAAAACAATCACATCACCAGTGTCCCCAAGGGAATGGCTGAGCTGAAATCCTTGAAAGAGCTGAACCTGGCATCGAACAGGCTGGCTGACCTGCCGGGGTGCAGTGGCTTTACGTCGCTGGAGTTCCTGAACGTAGAGATGAATTCGATCCTCACCCCATCTGCTGACTTCTTCCAGAGCTGCCCGCAGGTCAGGGAGCTACAAGCCGGGCGCAACCCGTTCAAGTGTTCCTGTGAACTGCAAGACTTTATCCGTCTGGAGAGGCAGTCTGGGGGGAAGCTGTTTGGCTGGCCAGCGGCGTATGTGTGCGAGTACCCGGAAGACTTGCAAGGAACGCAGCTGAAGGACTTCCACTTGACTGAACTGGCTTGCAACACGGTGCTCTTGCTGgtgacagctctgctgctgacgCTGGTGCTGGTGGCTGTCGTGGCCTTTCTGTGCATCTACTTGGATGTGCCGTGGTACGTGCGGATGACGTGGCAGTGGACGCAGACAAAGCGGAGAGCTTGGCACAGCCACCCCAAAGAGCGGGAGACCGTTCTGCAGTTTCACGCGTTCATTTCCTACAGCGAGCGCGATTCGTTGTGGGTGAAGAACGAGCTGATCCCGAACCTGGAGAAGGGGGAGGGCTGTGTACAACTGTGCCAGCACGAGAGGAACTTTATCCCCGGCAAGAGCATTGTGGAGAACATCATTAACTGCATTGAGAAGAGCTACAAGTTGATCTTTGTGTTGTCTCCCAACTTTGTGCAGAGCGAGTGGTGTCACTATGAGCTGTACTTTGCCCATCACAAATTATTCAGCGAGAATTCCAACAGCTTAATCCTCATTTTACTGGAGCCGATCCCTCCGTACATTATCCCTGCCAGGTATCACAAGCTGAAGGCTCTCATGGCAAAGCGAACCTACATGGAGTGGCCAAAGGAGAGGAGCAAGCATCCCCTTTTCTGGGCTAACCTGAGGGCAGCTATTAGCATTAACCTGCCAATATCCTTTGAAGCAAATGAGGAGCAGAGTGATGTTACTTCTCCTAGTAGTGTAAGTCAGTATGTGAATAACTGA
- the LOC142029587 gene encoding toll-like receptor 1, with translation MTENMRSLRNFFLYKCLFALTFWNCVSLSVENELFTSVSNEDGSDKKIKSLPYLYTNSHQSKANFDWVLIQNTTESLSLSEITNDNVKKLVALLSNFRRGSRLQNLTLTNVTVDWNALIETFQTVWHSSIEYFNVNGVRQLSHIKSYDFDYSGTSMKAVTMKKVLITDLYFSQNDLYKIFADMNIAALTITESEMIHMLCPSSDSPFRYLNFLNNDLTDLLFQKCDKLIQLETLILQRNKFESLSKVSFMTSRMKSLKYLDISSNLLSHDGADVQCQWAESLTELDLSSNQLMDAVFGCLPVNIKKLSLQNNHITSVPKGMAELKSLKELNLASNRLADLPGCSGFTSLEFLNVEMNSILTPSADFFQSCPQVRELQAGRNPFKCSCELQDFIRLERQSGGKLFGWPAAYVCEYPEDLQGTQLKDFHLTELACNTVLLLVTALLLTLVLVAVVAFLCIYLDVPWYVRMTWQWTQTKRRAWHSHPKERETVLQFHAFISYSERDSLWVKNELIPNLEKGEGCVQLCQHERNFIPGKSIVENIINCIEKSYKSIFVLSPNFVQSEWCHYELYFAHHKLFSENSNSLILILLEPIPPYIIPARYHKLKALMAKRTYMEWPKERSKHPLFWANLRAAISINLLMADGKRCGETDEESF, from the coding sequence ATGACAGAAAATATGAGATCTctcagaaacttttttctttacaagtgTCTGTTTGCATTAACTTTTTGGAACTGTGTCAGCCTGTCTGTGGAAAATGAACTCTTCACATCTGTTTCTAACGAAGATGGTTctgacaaaaaaatcaagagccTGCCATACCTCTATACAAATAGTCATCAGTCCAAAGCTAATTTTGACTGGGTTTTGATACAAAATACTACAGAAAGCCTATCGTTGTCAGAAATCACAAATGacaatgtaaaaaaattagTAGCATTATTATCTAATTTCAGACGAGGCTCCAGGTTACAAAATCTGACACTGACAAATGTGACAGTTGACTGGAATGCTCTTATTGAAACTTTTCAGACTGTATGGCACTCATCCATTGAATACTTCAATGTTAACGGTGTAAGACAATTGTCGCACATAAAAAGCTATGACTTTGACTATTCAGGTACGTCTATGAAAGCGGTCACAATGAAGAAAGTTTTAATCACAGATCTGTACTTCTCACAGAATGACCtatacaaaatatttgcagacaTGAATATTGCAGCCTTGACAATAACTGAATCAGAGATGATACATATGCTGTGTCCTTCATCTGACAGTCCCTTTAGATActtaaattttttaaacaacGATTTAACAGATCTGCTGTTTCAAAAATGTGACAAATTAATTCAACTGGAGACATTAATCTTGCAGAGGAATAAATTTGAGAGCCTTTCCAAGGTAAGCTTCATGACTAGCCGTATGAAATCACTGAAATACCTGGACATCAGCAGCAACTTGCTGAGTCACGATGGAGCTGATGTGCAATGCCAATGGGCTGAGTCTCTGACAGAGTTGGACCTGTCCTCAAATCAGTTGATGGATGCCGTGTTTGGGTGCTTGCCAGTCAACATCAAAAAACTCAGCCTCCAAAACAATCACATCACCAGTGTCCCCAAGGGAATGGCTGAGCTGAAATCCTTGAAAGAGCTGAACCTGGCATCGAACAGGCTGGCTGACCTGCCGGGGTGCAGTGGCTTTACGTCGCTGGAGTTCCTGAACGTAGAGATGAATTCGATCCTCACCCCATCTGCTGACTTCTTCCAGAGCTGCCCGCAGGTCAGGGAGCTACAAGCCGGGCGCAACCCGTTCAAGTGTTCCTGTGAACTGCAAGACTTTATCCGTCTGGAGAGGCAGTCTGGGGGGAAGCTGTTTGGCTGGCCAGCGGCGTATGTGTGCGAGTACCCGGAAGACTTGCAAGGAACGCAGCTGAAGGACTTCCACTTGACTGAACTGGCTTGCAACACGGTGCTCTTGCTGgtgacagctctgctgctgacgCTGGTGCTGGTGGCTGTCGTGGCCTTTCTGTGCATCTACTTGGATGTGCCGTGGTACGTGCGGATGACGTGGCAGTGGACGCAGACAAAGCGGAGAGCTTGGCACAGCCACCCCAAAGAGCGGGAGACCGTTCTGCAGTTTCACGCGTTCATTTCCTACAGCGAGCGCGATTCGTTGTGGGTGAAGAACGAGCTGATCCCGAACCTGGAGAAGGGGGAGGGCTGTGTACAACTGTGCCAGCACGAGAGGAACTTTATCCCCGGCAAGAGCATTGTGGAGAACATCATTAACTGCATTGAGAAGAGCTACAAGTCGATCTTTGTGTTGTCTCCCAACTTTGTGCAGAGCGAGTGGTGTCACTATGAGCTGTACTTTGCCCATCACAAATTATTCAGCGAGAATTCCAACAGCTTAATCCTCATTTTACTGGAGCCGATCCCTCCGTACATTATCCCTGCCAGGTATCACAAGCTGAAGGCTCTCATGGCAAAGCGAACCTACATGGAGTGGCCAAAGGAGAGGAGCAAGCATCCCCTTTTCTGGGCTAACCTGAGGGCAGCTATTAGCATTAACCTGCTAATGGCTGATGGAAAGCGGTGTGGGGAAACAGATGAAGAATCTTTCTAA